GGGAGGAGAAAGCGCATCATCCACATGACACCATGCCCATGAGATCTAATGACATCAGCAGTACAACAACCACCTACTGTCATTCTGCTTAAAGGCCATCTCATCAAATATCTTGTCTAGACTGATTTCTGCGTCAGGTTCACTGGAGCTGCACATAaagtaaaatggaaataatatcATCATTTAACTCCGGCTCAGAATGATTGTTGTCGTCATTGCATGGACTGCTTACAGGAAGAATAGTTTTCCAGCAGATGGCCGGTTCCTTCTGCGATAATCGATTCCAGAGTCCAGACGGAGAGTTTGACAATAATTCtgcaagagacaaaaaaaaaaccatcagcatttaacaaattttttttttttaaatgcatgtctCTTGATATGATTTGCTGGTCTTACCTGCAACACAGCAATAAAAGGTACGAAGTTTACTCTCTGCAGCCCGTTTTTATACAAGTCTGAGGAAAAAGATCTGTGTTTGTTAATTAAAggtcaaaaatatcaaatatcaatatcaaaaatatcaaatatcagCTCTATACTGACCTTCAGGGGGGCGATTGGAAGTggccacaacaacaacaccattcAAAAACAGATTCTCAAAGAGCTGCTTAAGAATCATGGCATCAGCAATATCGGTGACCTGAaatatgtaaaagaaaaaaacgttacaaaagcattatcaaaattttatatactcctCAGAACGTATCATTACCTGAAACTCGTCAAAGCACAGCAGACAAGCTTCCTCACTGATCTCCTCAGCGACTGGAGCGATGGGGTCGTAGGATTTGGCCATTTTTCCCACTTTCCTCTTTGGCATACTCTGTTTCAACCGATGGATCCCTTGAAGGCCAAAGAGGAGAAGGAATGAGCTCCGTTTCACTCGGCATCATCAGCAAAAATGTAAACTTACTTTTATGCACGTCCAACATGAAACCATGGAAATGaaccctcttcttcttttcagtcTTCAcgtatgaataaaacatgtccatcaccatagtttTTCCTGTGCCTGAAATGACAAGGAGCATACAGAATTAGCTTCAGAAGAATGACAGAAATAACACGTCCACACTGAATCCCTCACCAACATCGCCGTAGATGTAGTAACCTTTTGGAGGTTTTGGTTGTGTGAAGaactggaaagaagaaaataaaaatatcagccaaaattatatgaaaataaatacaattctaCAGCATAACAGAATAGGCAATTATATTATCATTGTTTCCTCAAAAGGTCAAAAATGATTACTGTAGTcctccattttttatttaatctccACTATTGAGTGTTCTAGGACTCTATGTTTTctcctgctttatttttctgtaatacTTCTTAAGGTCTTCAACTGCTTctcattaaatattacaaatggGTTAACTATGGACAAAGGAAAGCCTGATTAAATTCCTTGTGATCATAATAAGACAATAATGAAAAGACTCAGCAGGTATATAATCATCCAGACTcagcaaaaaacacaacaaagtcaAAATGAGTGCTGATtttggatggaaaagaaaagtctATTTTGTATGATTGCTGTATATCACTTAAAGTGGTTCAATGCGATGCTTATATTCTCTTACTGTGTTGTATGGAAACGAGAACCAAAGCAATTGGTTGTTACTTTTTGACATTTGTGGcaaaatgtgtgcatttttttaaaatataaaaagtaatttaaaagaaaaaaaatcaaaatagataaaaatcGTTTGGGAGTTTCTCTCTACCTTGGAGAAGATGGAGGTCGGCGTGTTGCTGTATCCTCGGAGTGTTCTGTGAAGCTGCTCCAGTCTGAGCAGCACTGCTTTCTGGTGCTCGTCCTCCCGCAGTGACCCGTCACTAATCAGCCGGGTGTAGTGATCCAGGGGGCCGCTGAACCCGGCGGTGATTCCGCTGCTCTCCTCCACCGCCGGCTGGGCTTTCCCCGAGTAACCTTTAACAAAACGATGACAAAGGAGGTCACAAGATAAGCGTCTGtttcttcctttttatttattaattggAGGCATTTCAAGAATTCAAGGAAAGTTACAAGAATAAGAATGCTGATGTAAGCAGGGACTAAAGGTTAGGGAGAGCTAGTTTGACCGCTACCAGAACGGGTTAcaactggaaataaaaataaataaaaaggtaaGTCTGTGCAAATATCCAAAATATAGGCTATTACCAGGTTAAAGTTCAGCGGATGTGTACTACAGTGGTAATTAAACGTATCGCTACCTTgacatttcaaaacaaattaGCGGTACAAAAACCAAACGGACGCTTTTGAAATCAGCATGACTCACCAAATACGGGTCTCACCTCGTCTACAGAGCTCCGTCAAACATTTTAAGAACTTTCTGGAGGAATGTTCCTCTGTTAGAAGACACCTAACGCCCAGTAAAGCTGAGG
The Antennarius striatus isolate MH-2024 chromosome 17, ASM4005453v1, whole genome shotgun sequence genome window above contains:
- the afg1la gene encoding AFG1 like ATPase a isoform X2, which codes for MAACIPLSLKMSPSALLGVRCLLTEEHSSRKFLKCLTELCRRGYSGKAQPAVEESSGITAGFSGPLDHYTRLISDGSLREDEHQKAVLLRLEQLHRTLRGYSNTPTSIFSKFFTQPKPPKGYYIYGDVGTGKTMVMDMFYSYVKTEKKKRVHFHGFMLDVHKRIHRLKQSMPKRKVGKMAKSYDPIAPVAEEISEEACLLCFDEFQVTDIADAMILKQLFENLFLNGVVVVATSNRPPEDLYKNGLQRVNFVPFIAVLQNYCQTLRLDSGIDYRRRNRPSAGKLFFLSSEPDAEISLDKIFDEMAFKQNDITRPRVLNVHNRKVRLNKACGTIADCTFEELCDRPLGASDYLEMSRLFDTVFIRHIPLLTLNKKTQARRLITLVDAFYDHKVRVVILADHPLEDIFVHNGDDGHDESHILMDDLGLKRFGACCGP
- the afg1la gene encoding AFG1 like ATPase a isoform X1, translating into MAACIPLSLKMSPSALLGVRCLLTEEHSSRKFLKCLTELCRRGYSGKAQPAVEESSGITAGFSGPLDHYTRLISDGSLREDEHQKAVLLRLEQLHRTLRGYSNTPTSIFSKFFTQPKPPKGYYIYGDVGTGKTMVMDMFYSYVKTEKKKRVHFHGFMLDVHKRIHRLKQSMPKRKVGKMAKSYDPIAPVAEEISEEACLLCFDEFQVTDIADAMILKQLFENLFLNGVVVVATSNRPPEDLYKNGLQRVNFVPFIAVLQNYCQTLRLDSGIDYRRRNRPSAGKLFFLSSEPDAEISLDKIFDEMAFKQNDITRPRVLNVHNRKVRLNKACGTIADCTFEELCDRPLGASDYLEMSRLFDTVFIRHIPLLTLNKKTQARRLITLVDAFYDHKVRVVILADHPLEDIFVHNGDDGHDESHILMDDLGLKRDEASNLSIFTGEEEKFAFQRTISRLIEMQTEEYWLEGDRSTKS